The nucleotide sequence AAGCCGCAATCACCAAAGACATATATGGAAATGAAAGCATCTTAGCTAGGTCCACCAACTTGGAGGAATTTCACCACGTTCTCTAATTCGTACACATGCTTTTTGGCCCTACACCGTCACCTTTGCGTTTAGCACCCTATCGAGGTTCAGGATTGCATTATTGAATTAGGAAGATTTGTGGCCGTTTGATTAAGATTTGACGGtttatattttatgatattCATTGAATCtaaaattaatcataaaatTTGGAACGTTCGATCTTATTTGGACGACGATCATAGTGCATGAATGCATGCATTTTTAACTACTACATGCAATCCAAATTTCCCATTAATATGCAAAGTGCGATCACTTTTCTAAGCTTTTTTCTGATCATCATCTCACTAGCACTACTGGTAGCTGTTCCCTTCTCTTACAATTATATACACCATTCATTCAgttactattataagcaaaaatctacattttagattcattcaattaatgatatatacggtctttattatagaccacatacattatttaatgaatgaatttaaaatgttaatttttgcttataataatgatcagAGAGTGTAAGTTTTATGATATGTGATATAAAAATTTGAAGAGAATTCTATGTAAGACTaatagtatattaatactccccccgtcccaaattgtatgtcactttagaaaaaatatttgtcccaaattgtatgtcactttagaataccaatgaaacattaatgttacttttccttttgtatccttaactatttattactcttttttttttcaattctttcatttatctttcccatatcatttattaaggataattttgtaaaataacttataatatctctttcccacacaatattaaattacatttcttaatatgtgtgaaatgtccaaaacgtcatacaatttgggacggagggagtaatatataGAATTAACCACctcttattaatatttatagaaaaataggACACTTGTACACTTGTTAAGAAGCTTAAATAGAAACTTtatcttgaaaattgtgtaatcaacatattgaaatattaaaagcactttttctacataaaatttaCCAATTATTCCTTTTTTCGAATCCTTAACAAGTGCCTTAACATGACCCAAATTTATAAGTTAATTTGGAATTTTCGAtttcttttgtaaaataaaataaaatcatttatatGTCGTAAAAGGGTCATGCTAAGTTGTGATCTTAAGACACATTTTAAGAATTCCATTAATAGcaaatatttattatgaaaaactaatttataaatgttgataaataaattaacacaattccaatgcataatttatatttgtagtATCTTTAACATATACCCTAAAAACATAAGTTAACATTGTTGGTtggcaagtgtgagttatatgtcccacatcagataaaatagtaaaggttgaacaccttataagtaagaggactcataaacccattgccttaaagttttgggtaagagtgtggtgtctctcttgctacggttgttctagcctcgatgtggacggttTTCCGAGCTTCCCTCAATCACCCAACAAACATTTCCCTTCTTAAAAACATAGAGGCTTACAtttaatgagagaaaaaaaatagacataAATGACATATTTGTGAGAGTCATTAAAAATCATACTACCTAACTATGTATCTCATTTGTGTCTTATCTATGATCCAAAAATAATGTCAACCCTTTAAAAATGAAGCTGTCAATGTCATAGAAAAATCTTCACTATATAAAGCCAATTAAACCCACATCCACTCACCCATTCATATACCGTAATACACTTGTATGTAAAGCAAGTTAAACCCATATACCCATTCATCACACTTAGCTGACAAATATGTCTTGTTCCAATCCTACTAGTAGCATCAATGTCACCACAACTGATCAAAACCCTAATATCAATGTCACACCAACTGATCAAAACCCTAATAGTAGTGATAATAAGATATACAGGGGGGTGAGGAAGAGAAATTGGGGAAAATGGGTATCTGAGATTAGGCTTCCAAATAGTAGGGAGAGAATATGGTTAGGATCATATGACACACAAGAGAAAGCAGCAAGAGCATTTGATGCAGCCCTTTATTGTCTACGTGGTCCTCATGCAAGTTTCAATTTCCCTAACACACCTCTTACCATCAATGTAGCTGTGAATCATGGTGTTGGTCACCAATCTCTTTCACCAGAAGAAATCCAAGAGATTGCTGCGAAATTTGCCAATGAGTCGTCGCCACCAATTGAGCTCACTCAAGAAGAAGATCATCAAGTACCTTCAGATCCTCTAGAATCACAAAATGATACCAATTCAAATGCTTATTCATATCCTTTAGATAATGATATTGGTGATTTGAGGAGGATGGATTGGACatttgatgatatgtttgaggACATGAATGGAGTTGCTAATGGCTCTGATTTTTATGGGCTGCAAAATATGCAATACTCAACTCCACCCTTTGAAGAGGATAATGTGGACCAAATTGAATGTGAAGATACTTTTACTAATCATTCAACCCTTTGGAATTGGAACTTTTGATTCAATTGCATATATGATAAGAGAAAGACAAAATTTTgtgtattaaaaaatacaccaacaatacaaaaaatacaaattactGAAAGAAATTTAGAGAAGGGAAATATAAAACTTTTCTCTAAATCTATTACTAATTTTGGtgtaaaagattttataaagtGATTAAATGTTTTCCATAAATGATTTTTGCCgcgaatttttatttttcagtaaTGAAATAACTGGTTTTTATCCATCACAATTATCTTTTTATCGTTTTGTTGGTGAGAAGTAGTGTACATCACCTCGACCATACTATAATActctaaaataatattagtgAAAGTGCGCACGTTTTTATTTAGTTATAGCACTAGCTAGCTCAGGCCAAAATAAGAATGATTGGTACTTGCTGCTTGCTAGCAACTATCTGGTATTGGATGTAGATTCTCTAAATTGTAAAgtggaaaaattattattgtaataaattcatgatttgttatgaTGTATCTacgatatttatttttaatccttaaattaataattgatatatttcaCTTTACACTTTAAAGTCTAAAGTGAGTTGCTCACTTTAGATGAGCCGATCCACCTAATACCAAAAACATTGCACTTAATTAATTATACTTTCTTTTTGTAATACATTACGCGATAATtacatactccctccatcccaaattgtatgacgttttgggcatttcacacatattaagaaatgtgattaatattgtgtgggaaagagatattatgagttattttacaaaattatccttaataaatgatatgggaaaaataaatgaaagaattgaaaaaagaaagagtaataaatagttaaggatacaaaaggaaaagtaacattaatgtttcattggtattctaaagtgacatacaatttgggacaaatattttttctaaagtgacatacaatttgggacggagggagtataacttTTGCATGAATGCCTTGTTGTTGGAATCAAGAAATGAACATGAGAGAGAGGTGGCAGCCAAAGGACGTTCTTAGAGCCACCGCACCGGTAGTCACTTTCACTGATGGTGAGACACCATGGGAGGGATAGGGTTCAAGTCAATGTGACATATAGGGGGATAGGGTAGAACGAACTGTGGTTGGCTCAAGACGTCAAAAAGCGAACCGATCGGGGGATCAAGGACAAGGAAGGTCAATGGGAAGCTTATGACatggaaaattagggtttggtaGGAATTTTGTTCAAGGGAAGAGCATGTATTAGTAGATTGAAAGGTTATTATATGCGGTTGTTTACTTAGTTTAATTATACCCCTTCATCTACCTCGTAACATCTATCTCTCTATCTCTCAATCCATGTTGTTTTTCTTGATCATGTAGTTTAGTGGCtataattcactttttttaaggtgaatacgtggggtgtccggggttcaaaaCCATGCccttacatataataatgcatgtccctgccaaccAAGTTATGCTCACAGGGACCTCAATCCCTGTTTTAAACGTAGTTGGATGAAAAATGGTAACAATGTAAATGTTGTATTATTTAAAGGACTAATGTCttgttcaccaaaaaaataaaaaggactaatttcatataaaaaaatctaaggATTATAATTTGTACCAAACATGTAACTTAAAGAACTAtgtatttgttcattttttttaaggcaaaATAAACCATAACTTATATATGCACTCTTTCCTTGCTCGCCCTAATCcgcatttttttaatatatatactaAATTATGTTTTGAACAAGTAAGCGGTTGGAAGTTCATATTGCAAAAGAAAAGATATTGGATTTCGAAAGATCATAGCGGAATCAGACTGCAATTAAGAAGGCAATATATGATATTAATCTGGGTAGAATTAGCAGAATACACAAGGAGCAATTACTAAGGTCATTAGgaagaaattagggttattTCATTACTGTCGTTTTGAGTTCTTGAAAAGGGAAAGCAACGAGAGAATTGGTCTTCTCCCATTTAGAATTGCTCATTCCCCTAAAAAAGCTAAATGTGAGTTATCTTACGTAGGTGTATTTTCAACGACTTACGTAGGtgcattttttattatgagttaACTCACTTAATATgataatgaacaaaaacataagggagaagagcaattctcaAGCAACCAAGCAGCTCATATGCTTGTTGGGCTAGGCCATAGTGAGGACATGTATAGGTttggaaaattgctcttttaaCTTCCAAAATTACTCTTTAACACCtcaaaaatacttaaatatctCTAGTGGTGGTAGTCGCTCCCAACGTCAATTAACCGCCGCTCACTAAATAAACCAACGGTAGTTAAATGCTGTTGTGTTCTTCCATAATAGCAACATTAGCTAACTCATTTATTCAAAAACTGAAATAGAAACATTTCTCGCTCCATACTCCCACAAACcaatttcttcaacttcaagtaaatcatcaattaaattaCATAAACCTTAACTTCCTAGAGTTCCTTGTATTTAGGTCATTATTaaggatttttattttgtcttcACACATATAACACATTATGCTCCAAATGATTTCTCTCTTGATAGAATTTACACTAATTGCAGCAATTTGCGAGTGATCCAGATGTGTAGTTTTGTTCTAAGAGCACAGGGACACCTTAGTACATTTTTAacataaagtttattttttctatttttgcaGTCATGCGACATTCATCATAAACTCAACCACCCATCTTTCTGTTGTCCCTTCTCTATCATTTATGAAAGGAAATCATTCATAGATATTAACGTAAATTATATGCAAACAAaatatctggtgtagaaatgaGAAATATTAACTTGTGCACTCAAggtaaaaagttaaaaaactaAAGATAGAAGTATTCTATTAGaacttttgctcaaaaaaaaaaaaagtattttattaaaacttgtgcatttaatattgtaaaagtttaataatttaaattttcaatgtaagatttattttttatttttttattttttatagttctttaacttgtgcccttaaacACGAGTTAATAtgaccctttaaaaataatattaaaactcACGTGAGATATTAAACCAACttacctaacaaaaaaaaagaacttgtaTGACAAAGACCCTTATAAAGCCACAACCATTTGTTTATTTGGCCATTATAAAAATGTTACTCATCCAAACCCACATGGGTTGGCCTAATAGTATTAGTTTGGAACATGGGTGTATGCTATTCCTCAAGGTCTTAGATTCGATTATCTCTGGTTGTCAATTTGGATGAActaatttaatttcttcaaaaaaaatatgttactcCATTCGTCCCATATTATATGATCTGATTGATAATGTGCAATGTTGATCTGACAtactttgaatatatttttctactaatatacaaagataaataatatcttATAAGATGTTGAATTCGTCTcaatgactattttcaaaagaatttaaattttcataatttttttaatagattattaaagataaaaaaatgtacATCAGTATGTGTGGCAGACTCAACTAtgtcaattaatattaaaaagttggcctagtttgaaattttattactactccctccatctTGGATTAATTGAGCCATTTGCTCAAATCATAGATATTAAgacaaatgtataaatgaaggatagggaaaaatggttttaagtgctttttttaagtattggtctattctccactatcataaatgcaaagtggaatatattgaattgggatagatgaaagtagtattaattagagttataaaaggaaaaaagtaattaatgatgtaatgaaaaatgaaataactcACTTATTTTGGgacactttttattaaaaatgactcagttattatgggacggaggaaATATTATCTTTGGTTTAACAATAGCAGTAGCTTTTATAAATGAAACCGACAAAAGAAACACACTGAAATCAAGAGAACTGAGAAAGTGAAGCagagtgtgagagagagagagagagagagagagagaggagagagagagagagagagagagagagagagagagagagagagagagagagagagagagagagagagagagagagagagagaagagagagagagagagagaagagagagagagagagagagagagagagaagagagagagaagagagagagagagagaagagagagagagagagagagagaggagagagagagagagagagagagagagagagagagagagagagagagagagagagagagagagagagagagagagagagagagagagagagagagagagagagagagagagagagagagagagagagagagagagagagagagagagagagagagagagagagtgttaGTGTTCTATTCAAAGCAGCTACTCAAAAGGAGTTGAGTTACTATGTCTTCATTGCCTATTCATTTGTTGTCTCCACTCTTGTTCTCCTTTTGCCTCTCCCCTTCTTTATCAAATGGTGATCTCTTTTTACATAGTTATTAGTAATTGAACCATTCTTCTCTATGAATCATTTTGTTTATTGACAACttaaatatgcatatatatgaagGTCAAGAGGGCTTCCTCCTTTGAACATGTCTCTAATCTTCAGAATTTTTCTCCttggagttttggggtgaaCTTCCTTtatgaatttgagtttttgaccattttttaagtaatataattattgatcttgattttgtttaatttgataaattgtgTGAGTGAGGCAGAGTTGTAGCTCAGCTTTTTGGATATAAAGGACTTGAATACACAACACCTACTCTTGCTTCATCTCTTTCCAACCTTATACCTGCTTTTACATTCATCCTAGCTATCATTTTCAGGTTCCTATCTCTCTTACTCTACTCTTGAAAACTAGATACGAAAGAAATCACTTGCTTGAACAAGAagggatattttttttaaaatatttacatttcaatttcaataatatatatgtttatcaACATGCCTGAAAATCATTTGTATTTAGCAATGGGATAATACATGATTCATACAATTTGATGAACATTGTGAAGTTTGCAAAATTGTGAACCTAAAAGATACAAAAAGGATTTTTACCCGATCCAAACGGATGAAAATTTTATTGAGTTTGGTCAAAATCAACTCAAcccaaacaaataaaacattaaaattataCCTACCCTGACGGGTCGACGGACTGGTTGATCCGTCAATAACAAAACatgattaaatacaaataaaacattaatttttaggTGAGTTGACCtgtaaaaaaaacttcaagATTAGGCTAATAAAATTCAACTTTATCCAACAACTTAAGCAATAAAAATCTAAGTTTATCGGATGGTACGAAAAATTGTGAGCTAATGGACTAAAAAGAACCCTCCCCATTTTTCTTACAGATCAAGTGTAGCAAGCCAACTTAAGAAATATagccaaaatcataatatgagaaatgatatctgCTCCGGTTTGAGTGGTCGTAACACATGAAAATCCTAAAGCATCAAATAATATTCGATTTTATGAGGTTTTTATTAGGATTAGTTTGGATGTGAACATCTATAGTATGATTTtctttaaaatcataaaaattagaCTATTTTCATTTTGTGTGTGTTTCACTATGGTTACTTGCTATGTTTTTATTGTGAACAATAATGGTTGTTAAATGAAGGATGGAGAAGGTAAAATTAAGATGGAAAAGCAGTCAAGCAAAAATCTTGGGTTCTACGGTATCAATATTAGGTGCACTCCTAGTTGTTCTTTATAAGGGTCCAATAATCATACCCTCACCATCAACACAATCACCACCTATTATTCATTCTCCAATCACTTCTTCAACAACAGAATCAAATTGGATTCTTGGTGGATCTCTACTTGTTATTGAGATTCTTATTGTTCCAATATGGTACATTATTCAGGTATATTGAATTCACTGAAAAGCTCTAAGCAATGATTTGAAGCACATTATGAATTTTCGATTCATATAAATTACTAACTTAAAATTTTGTTGGGGATTTACACTGCTCAACCTGGTGATATTAGTTCTCACGTGATTAAGTTTGGTGACTCACATGTCTTCATGAAGAAAATTTGTGGTTGTTTTAAGATAATCTGGTTGACTTGCATTTGGCTATTTAAAAAGAGCGAAATGCAAGAATTTTTTAACAGTAAACATTTTTCTCAAGCAATTGTTTGAATATGTCAAGCTTCATTCTTTGTGGTGGCTGAAGGCTCACAACCTAGCTCAGTTCGTTAATTTTCATTCGTGATGGACAAATTCATCTATTTGTATTGATTTCAACACTATGTAATGGCGGTATTgccccatttttattttgttttgaatcttGTTACTTTGTATTTGCTATTTTCCTTTTGAAGCACATCTTAGTTTAAAAGGATTATTTTAATCTAAGTTCTTTTTgcatcttaaaaaaaactactctttctttctttctcactCTATCTCTATCATAAGTGTCTTAAAAGCTTTGACGATTGTGTTCTAATGTTAAAAATTAGGTGCCAAATTTGAAGTATAGCATGtcaaaacaattaatttaaatattctcCAATACAAACACGTAATACTAATTGCTTGAATGGAAGATACAATACACACAGATACTACAACATGCTAGTATCATATTTAATTGGAGCACAAatacacaaacaaacataatcAGAACCAAACACCAGCTAATTAAAAGACATGGGGAGCGAAGGTCATAAAAATATGCACTGATTTTCATTTGGTAGCTTCCCAAGTCTTAGGGATTTTAGGTCAGAGAGAAGCACTTACATGAATACGTTGAATTGGTTCAAGCAAAAATGAAAGAGTTCGACTCTATTGAAATACAACATGTTTCCGTGAACATAGCGCTCGTGATGAGAGGAAAAAGGAAAATGTGGATATAAACAAAACCAAATTGGCTCGTGAGTATAGATTTAtctaaaaatttacatgaataaTCTTTCTGATATAAACTTACAATCCAAAAGTTAGCATTGATGTAACAATACATCGGTGTAATTTAATCATTCttataatttattcttttttattgtgagagatgagagaattaaaattataggtCGTGGATCAACATTAACGATAcggataaaatttaaaaatgtaccTATGCGTATGCagtcaaattattttcttctttaatagaaatgatatttatacaatcaatttttgacaacttttatgataactttctctctcatactcacattatgtttttactttctctctattactttagTTTTTGTACCACtacttcattttctttataaattatagtTGTCCCATAAATTGTTATTGAAATGGTTGTTCAATCGAACAATAAAAACAAAGCGACCCATTCAATTTCTTTCAAACCTTTCATTCCTTTCCTCTACCTGAAAAGGACCTCCAATTTAAATGCTTTAAAGAACTTACATGGGTTAAATTGAGGCTTGCTATTGTCGtttatatttttagagattttGTAGAAAAGATGCAAGTAATCTTCTTTTCCAAATTTACACGTGTAccattttcttcatatttttatgttttctttttttggctGATAAAAGATGAACGgttgaaatcaacaaaaaaaaaatgaaagattgaAAGTGATGTTTATGTCGACAATAAGGGCAGTGTTTGAAGAGAAAAACGATTGTATATAATGGCGGTGGTCAGCCAATTAATGACGATACCAATGACACTGTTGGTCACACTCATCACTATAGTCTATGGTAATTTTTTCAGTCCAATTTAGTCTTGGGCGAA is from Medicago truncatula cultivar Jemalong A17 chromosome 1, MtrunA17r5.0-ANR, whole genome shotgun sequence and encodes:
- the LOC25481977 gene encoding ethylene-responsive transcription factor ERF018 yields the protein MSCSNPTSSINVTTTDQNPNINVTPTDQNPNSSDNKIYRGVRKRNWGKWVSEIRLPNSRERIWLGSYDTQEKAARAFDAALYCLRGPHASFNFPNTPLTINVAVNHGVGHQSLSPEEIQEIAAKFANESSPPIELTQEEDHQVPSDPLESQNDTNSNAYSYPLDNDIGDLRRMDWTFDDMFEDMNGVANGSDFYGLQNMQYSTPPFEEDNVDQIECEDTFTNHSTLWNWNF
- the LOC25481978 gene encoding WAT1-related protein At5g40240; translated protein: MSLIFRIFLLGVLGVVAQLFGYKGLEYTTPTLASSLSNLIPAFTFILAIIFRMEKVKLRWKSSQAKILGSTVSILGALLVVLYKGPIIIPSPSTQSPPIIHSPITSSTTESNWILGGSLLVIEILIVPIWYIIQVY